The Nocardioides humi genome includes a region encoding these proteins:
- the nrdR gene encoding transcriptional regulator NrdR, with protein MHCPYCKHNDTKVLDSRVSDDGCSIRRRRVCQSPSCEKRFTTVEAMQLTVLKRSGATEPFTREKAVAGVRKACKGRPVDEDDLARLGQEVEDQLRLAGSPEVAAHEVGLAILPPLRRLDEVAYLRFASVYRGFDSAADFENEISLMRAEHQLASEIATAPTG; from the coding sequence ATGCACTGTCCGTACTGCAAGCACAACGACACCAAGGTCCTCGACTCCCGTGTCTCCGACGACGGCTGCTCGATCCGGCGCCGCCGGGTCTGTCAGTCGCCGAGCTGTGAGAAGCGGTTCACGACCGTCGAGGCCATGCAGCTGACCGTGCTCAAGCGCTCCGGCGCGACCGAGCCGTTCACCCGCGAGAAGGCCGTCGCCGGCGTCCGCAAGGCCTGCAAGGGTCGCCCGGTGGACGAGGACGACCTGGCCCGGCTGGGCCAGGAGGTCGAGGACCAGCTCCGGCTTGCCGGCAGCCCGGAGGTCGCCGCCCACGAGGTGGGCCTGGCGATCCTGCCGCCGCTGCGTCGCCTCGACGAGGTCGCCTACCTCCGGTTCGCCTCCGTCTACCGCGGCTTCGACTCCGCCGCCGACTTCGAGAACGAGATCTCCCTGATGCGGGCCGAGCACCAGCTCGCCTCGGAGATCGCCACGGCCCCGACGGGCTGA
- a CDS encoding LysM peptidoglycan-binding domain-containing protein, with product MSTITLAPRVAPARRTTSAARRPAARGQVRLTRRGRLVVFLLALGVVTLAAVWLAAGSAATREDGGAPQIELVTVAPGDTLWDIASDAAATTGDDVRDMMRTIQQLNTIDGSVLYAGQELRVPAVG from the coding sequence ATGAGCACGATCACCCTCGCCCCGCGCGTCGCCCCCGCCCGCCGTACGACGAGCGCAGCCCGCCGCCCGGCGGCCCGCGGCCAGGTCCGGCTGACCCGGCGCGGCCGCCTCGTCGTCTTCCTGCTGGCGCTCGGCGTCGTGACGCTGGCCGCCGTGTGGCTGGCGGCCGGCTCCGCGGCCACCCGCGAGGACGGCGGCGCACCGCAGATCGAGCTGGTCACCGTCGCCCCCGGCGACACGCTGTGGGACATCGCCAGCGACGCCGCGGCGACCACCGGCGACGACGTGCGCGACATGATGCGCACCATCCAGCAGCTCAACACCATCGACGGCAGCGTCCTCTACGCCGGCCAGGAGCTGCGGGTGCCGGCCGTCGGCTGA
- a CDS encoding MXAN_6640 family putative metalloprotease — protein MSRRSHFPLAGLPLRHLFVALLAALLAVSTLGTVAQADPAAPADPAVDAGDPVAQEVAEQALETVREMLEPVPSGATSDPVAPAEGEGADLTMALRDLAVTRTDLPTHLQDDAGRLLARPNPTDPVGGIECSNGSGLPCYTVPEATPVCGSGICVHRVASTADAASASYANVVLGVLQHVAGRYAAAGYRPPVGDGAIGTSSGGAGNGSNVFDVYLADLGQRGLYGYCTTDQRVSGHTTAAAYCVLDNNYAEYGAVPGPLANLQVTAAHEYFHAVQFAYDVNEETWLLEATAVWAEDELYDDINDNRQYLRGGPLGLPAQPLDYRRGLAPYGAWIFFKFLSERYPAVNAPGGLPTIVRDVWELAAGAPNARQALGAALGVRGTDLRKQFGWFAAANRRPAANYSEGAYYPTASLWRGVKLSGSRRSFSASTSLKHLASRTVRFKSKFSGKARLRVHVDAPNRKKGSFAVVTIKKKGKPPVSKKVKINKKGNKTVAYPFGKKVKWVEVTVANSGKKDGKVKVSANVR, from the coding sequence ATGTCTCGTCGCAGCCACTTCCCCCTTGCCGGGCTGCCCCTTCGCCACCTGTTCGTCGCGCTCCTCGCCGCCCTGCTGGCGGTCTCGACGCTCGGCACCGTCGCGCAGGCCGACCCCGCCGCGCCCGCCGACCCGGCGGTCGACGCCGGCGACCCGGTCGCCCAGGAGGTGGCCGAGCAGGCGCTGGAGACGGTGCGGGAGATGCTCGAGCCGGTCCCGTCGGGCGCGACGTCCGACCCGGTCGCCCCGGCCGAGGGCGAGGGCGCGGACCTCACCATGGCGCTGCGCGACCTGGCCGTCACCCGCACCGACCTGCCGACCCACCTGCAGGACGACGCCGGCCGGCTGCTGGCCCGCCCCAACCCGACCGACCCGGTCGGCGGCATCGAGTGCTCCAACGGCTCGGGCCTGCCGTGCTACACGGTTCCGGAGGCCACGCCGGTCTGCGGCAGCGGGATCTGCGTGCACCGGGTGGCGAGCACCGCGGACGCCGCCTCCGCGAGCTACGCGAACGTCGTGCTCGGCGTCCTCCAGCACGTCGCCGGCCGCTACGCCGCCGCCGGCTACCGGCCGCCGGTCGGCGACGGTGCCATCGGCACCTCCAGCGGCGGGGCGGGCAACGGCAGCAACGTCTTCGACGTCTACCTCGCCGACCTCGGTCAGCGCGGCCTCTACGGCTACTGCACGACCGACCAGCGCGTCTCCGGTCACACCACGGCGGCGGCGTACTGCGTCCTCGACAACAACTACGCCGAGTACGGCGCCGTGCCCGGCCCGCTCGCGAACCTCCAGGTGACGGCGGCGCACGAGTACTTCCACGCCGTGCAGTTCGCCTACGACGTCAACGAGGAGACCTGGCTGCTCGAGGCCACGGCCGTGTGGGCCGAGGACGAGCTCTACGACGACATCAACGACAACCGCCAGTACCTCCGGGGCGGGCCGCTCGGCCTGCCCGCGCAGCCGCTGGACTACCGCCGCGGCCTCGCGCCGTACGGTGCCTGGATCTTCTTCAAGTTCCTCAGCGAGCGCTACCCGGCGGTCAACGCACCCGGCGGCCTGCCGACCATCGTCCGCGACGTGTGGGAGCTGGCCGCCGGCGCCCCCAACGCCCGCCAGGCGCTCGGCGCCGCGCTGGGCGTGCGCGGCACGGATCTCCGCAAGCAGTTCGGCTGGTTCGCCGCTGCCAACCGCCGGCCGGCCGCGAACTACAGCGAGGGCGCGTACTACCCGACGGCGTCGCTGTGGCGCGGGGTGAAGCTGAGCGGATCCCGCCGCAGCTTCTCCGCCAGCACCTCGCTCAAGCACCTCGCCTCCCGCACGGTCCGCTTCAAGTCGAAGTTCTCCGGCAAGGCACGGCTGCGCGTCCACGTCGACGCCCCCAACCGCAAGAAGGGCAGCTTCGCGGTCGTGACCATCAAGAAGAAGGGCAAGCCGCCGGTCAGCAAGAAGGTCAAGATCAACAAGAAGGGGAACAAGACGGTGGCCTACCCCTTCGGCAAGAAGGTGAAGTGGGTCGAGGTCACCGTGGCCAACAGCGGCAAGAAGGACGGCAAGGTCAAGGTCAGCGCGAACGTCCGCTGA
- the lexA gene encoding transcriptional repressor LexA — MADRKGTERKGDGQASSVSELPDGPADATGLTPRQQRVLAHIKDSIEKRGYPPSMREIGQAVGLTSTSSVAHQLRTLEEKGFLKRDPNRPRALEVFLPEVMAARRAMGTAEETAYDETGIGDAAPVPANVPVVGRIAAGGPILAEERVEDVFPLPRQLVGDGQLFLLEVSGESMIEAAICDGDYVVIRQQPTAENGEIVAAMIDGEATVKTFQRKDGQVWLLPHNPAFEPIDGTNATVLGKVTAVLRRV; from the coding sequence ATGGCTGACCGCAAGGGCACCGAGCGCAAGGGCGACGGGCAGGCGAGCAGCGTCTCGGAGCTGCCCGACGGGCCTGCGGACGCGACCGGGCTCACCCCGCGCCAGCAGCGGGTCCTGGCCCACATCAAGGACAGCATCGAGAAGCGCGGCTACCCGCCGAGCATGCGCGAGATCGGCCAGGCCGTCGGGCTCACCAGCACCTCCAGCGTCGCCCACCAGCTGCGCACCCTCGAGGAGAAGGGCTTCCTCAAGCGCGACCCCAACCGGCCGCGCGCGCTCGAGGTCTTCCTGCCCGAGGTGATGGCCGCGCGCCGGGCGATGGGCACCGCCGAGGAGACGGCGTACGACGAGACCGGGATCGGCGACGCCGCGCCGGTCCCCGCCAACGTGCCCGTCGTCGGCCGGATCGCCGCCGGCGGCCCGATCCTCGCCGAGGAGCGGGTCGAGGACGTCTTCCCGCTGCCCCGGCAGCTGGTCGGCGACGGCCAGCTGTTCCTGCTCGAGGTCAGCGGCGAGTCCATGATCGAGGCCGCGATCTGCGACGGCGACTACGTCGTGATCCGCCAGCAGCCGACCGCCGAGAACGGCGAGATCGTCGCCGCGATGATCGACGGCGAGGCGACGGTCAAGACCTTCCAGCGCAAGGACGGCCAGGTCTGGCTGCTCCCCCACAATCCGGCGTTCGAGCCGATCGACGGCACGAACGCGACCGTCCTCGGCAAGGTCACGGCGGTGCTCCGGCGAGTGTGA